A genomic stretch from Mycobacterium malmoense includes:
- a CDS encoding cytochrome c biogenesis protein ResB, with translation MGTALVLLFLLALGAIPGALLPQRSLNAGKVDDYLKAHPVIGPWLNRLQAFDVFSSFWFTAIYVLLFVSLVGCLTPRMIEHARSLRAAPVAAPRNLARLPKHATAEHAGDPETLATTIVGRLRGWRTAIRRNGETVEVSAEKGYLREFGNIVFHFSLLGLLVAVAVGKLFGYEGNVIVIADGSPGFCSASPAAFDSFRAGNTVDGTSLHPICVRVNDFQAHYLPSGQATSFAADIDYQAGRDLSANTWRHYLLEVNHPLRVGGDRVYLQGHGYAPTFTVTFPDGQTRTSTVQWRPDNPQTLLSSGVVRIDPPAGSYPSPAERRNHEIAIQGLLAPTEQLDGTLLSSRFPALNAPAVAIDVYRGDTGLDTGRPQSLFTLDPRLIEQGRLTKEKRVNLRAGQQVRLAGDGTAIRFDGAVPFVNLQVSHDPGQTWVLVFAITMMAGLLVSLLVRRRRVWVRLTPASGKAAGTVNVELGGLARTDNAGWGDEFGRLTERLLAGLGTADLAQTPPASRRSSQVDVT, from the coding sequence CCGGCGCGCTGCTGCCGCAGCGCAGCCTCAACGCCGGCAAGGTCGACGACTACCTGAAGGCCCACCCCGTGATCGGGCCCTGGCTGAATCGGCTGCAGGCCTTCGACGTGTTCTCCAGCTTCTGGTTCACCGCCATCTACGTGCTGCTGTTCGTGTCCCTGGTCGGCTGCCTGACCCCGCGGATGATCGAGCACGCCCGCAGCCTGCGCGCCGCCCCGGTGGCCGCCCCGCGAAACCTGGCCCGGCTGCCCAAGCACGCCACCGCCGAACACGCCGGCGACCCCGAAACCCTGGCCACGACCATCGTCGGAAGGCTGCGTGGCTGGCGCACGGCCATTCGCCGCAACGGCGAAACGGTCGAGGTGTCCGCCGAGAAGGGCTACCTGCGCGAATTCGGCAACATCGTCTTCCACTTCTCGCTGCTGGGCCTGCTGGTCGCGGTGGCCGTCGGCAAGCTGTTCGGCTACGAGGGCAACGTCATCGTCATCGCCGACGGCAGCCCCGGCTTCTGCTCGGCATCGCCGGCCGCGTTCGACTCGTTCCGCGCCGGCAACACCGTCGACGGCACCTCGCTGCACCCAATCTGCGTCCGGGTCAACGACTTTCAGGCGCACTACCTGCCGTCGGGCCAGGCCACCTCGTTCGCCGCGGACATCGACTATCAAGCCGGCCGCGACCTGAGCGCCAACACCTGGCGGCACTACCTGCTGGAGGTCAACCACCCGCTGCGGGTCGGCGGCGACCGGGTGTACCTGCAGGGCCACGGCTACGCCCCCACTTTCACAGTGACGTTCCCGGACGGGCAGACCCGCACGTCGACCGTGCAGTGGCGACCCGACAACCCGCAGACCCTGCTCTCGTCGGGCGTGGTGCGCATCGACCCGCCCGCCGGCAGCTATCCCAGCCCCGCCGAGCGCCGCAACCACGAGATCGCGATCCAGGGCCTGCTGGCTCCGACCGAGCAGCTCGACGGCACCCTGTTGTCGTCGCGCTTTCCGGCGCTGAACGCCCCCGCGGTGGCCATCGACGTCTACCGCGGCGACACCGGCCTGGACACCGGCCGGCCGCAGTCGTTGTTCACGCTGGATCCCCGGCTGATCGAACAGGGCCGGCTGACCAAGGAGAAGCGGGTCAACCTGCGCGCCGGCCAACAGGTGCGGCTAGCCGGGGACGGCACCGCTATCCGCTTCGACGGGGCCGTGCCGTTCGTCAACCTGCAGGTCTCCCATGACCCGGGCCAGACCTGGGTGCTGGTCTTCGCCATCACGATGATGGCCGGGCTGCTGGTGTCGCTGCTGGTGCGCCGCCGCCGGGTGTGGGTAAGGCTCACCCCGGCTAGTGGCAAGGCGGCCGGTACGGTGAACGTCGAATTGGGCGGCCTGGCGCGCACCGACAACGCCGGTTGGGGTGACGAGTTCGGGCGGTTGACGGAGCGGCTGCTGGCCGGGCTCGGCACCGCGGACCTCGCGCAAACGCCCCCAGCGTCCAGAAGGAGTTCTCAGGTGGACGTCACATGA